One window from the genome of Chroococcidiopsis sp. TS-821 encodes:
- a CDS encoding carbohydrate ABC transporter permease, translated as MFNTKTIRGREQRTAWILIVPALFMLLFVFGYPIIRAFWLSLFTQNLGTRLQPVFSGFDNYVRMVGDGRFWQSFGVTIIFTVSSVILELLLGLAIALILNQKFFGRGLVRTSAIIPWALPTALIGLAWAWIFNDQFGIVNDILLRLGVINTGINWLGDPTLAMFAVIFADVWKTTPFISILLLAGLQSISPDLYEAHSIDGATPWQNFSKITLPLLLPQILIAMLFRFAQAFGVFDLIQVMTGGGPGGATEVVSLYIYSTVMRYLDFGYGSALVVVTFLLLVLAVAIASLLLNKLRARTSGTT; from the coding sequence ATGTTTAATACAAAGACAATTCGGGGACGCGAACAACGGACAGCATGGATTTTGATCGTACCAGCCTTGTTCATGCTGTTGTTTGTGTTTGGTTATCCCATTATCCGTGCTTTTTGGCTGAGTTTATTTACGCAAAACTTGGGAACGCGACTGCAACCTGTGTTTTCTGGGTTTGACAACTACGTGCGGATGGTAGGAGATGGTCGTTTTTGGCAAAGCTTTGGGGTAACAATTATCTTTACCGTTTCTTCGGTTATCTTGGAGTTACTTTTAGGATTAGCGATCGCGCTGATTCTCAACCAAAAGTTTTTTGGGCGCGGTTTAGTACGAACATCCGCAATTATTCCCTGGGCTTTGCCAACCGCTTTAATTGGTTTAGCTTGGGCGTGGATTTTTAACGACCAATTCGGGATCGTTAACGATATTTTACTGCGGCTAGGAGTTATCAATACCGGAATCAACTGGCTAGGAGACCCGACGCTAGCAATGTTTGCGGTCATTTTTGCTGATGTTTGGAAAACGACGCCATTCATCAGTATTTTGCTACTTGCAGGCTTGCAATCGATTTCACCCGATTTATACGAAGCGCACTCGATTGATGGCGCGACTCCTTGGCAAAATTTCAGCAAGATTACCTTACCTTTACTGCTACCGCAAATTTTAATCGCGATGTTGTTTCGCTTTGCGCAGGCGTTTGGAGTTTTCGACCTAATTCAGGTAATGACGGGCGGGGGACCTGGCGGTGCAACCGAAGTGGTATCACTATACATCTATTCGACGGTGATGCGTTACCTCGACTTTGGCTATGGTTCAGCACTCGTCGTCGTGACATTTTTATTACTGGTGTTAGCTGTGGCGATCGCCAGTCTCCTCCTCAACAAACTTCGCGCTCGAACCTCTGGTACAACTTAA
- a CDS encoding ABC transporter substrate-binding protein produces MLYRKPLNKLQRFLRKQGFLRLGVFSAFFLGIVLYSWIALSQQPVTLNLLMTAPDAQPWQQGIVKEFEARNPDIRINIIEGPNATNLLEDLYTSAFILGDSPYDLVNMDVIWTPKFAAAGWLMDLTDRMSAEELEAFSPADVEGSRYEGRLYRIPMRSDVGMLYYRTDLLEQAGLQPPETFAELIQASQTLQQKDLVNWGYVWQGRQYEGLVAMFIEILEGFGGFWVNPETLEVGLDRPETVQAINFLKDTVAQGISPPGVTTYQEEETRRFFQSGQAAFLRNWPYVWPLAQEEGSPIQGRIAIKPMVGSEGRSGGACLGGWGLGISATTRHPEEAWRAIQFFTSEEAQKNFVLNAGFVPSRRSLFTDPDIVAEYPHYPQLLEVVQQAVLRPPIAQYAQASDILQRYLSSALTNRMTPEQAMQAAANETRRLLNRG; encoded by the coding sequence ATGTTGTACCGCAAACCGTTAAACAAACTGCAAAGATTTTTACGCAAACAAGGCTTTTTACGTTTAGGGGTTTTTAGTGCGTTTTTCTTAGGTATCGTACTTTATAGTTGGATCGCACTATCGCAGCAACCAGTAACACTTAATTTATTAATGACTGCGCCTGATGCCCAACCTTGGCAACAGGGAATCGTTAAAGAATTTGAAGCAAGAAACCCTGATATTCGGATCAATATTATTGAAGGTCCAAACGCGACAAACTTACTAGAAGATTTATACACTTCGGCGTTTATTTTAGGTGATTCTCCTTACGACCTAGTAAACATGGACGTAATTTGGACGCCTAAATTTGCAGCGGCTGGGTGGTTGATGGATCTAACGGATCGGATGTCTGCTGAAGAACTAGAAGCATTTTCACCCGCAGACGTCGAAGGTAGTCGCTACGAAGGTCGGCTATATCGCATTCCGATGCGTTCGGACGTAGGAATGCTATACTACCGCACCGATTTACTCGAACAAGCTGGATTGCAACCACCAGAAACATTTGCAGAATTGATTCAAGCTTCACAAACGTTACAACAAAAAGATTTGGTTAACTGGGGTTACGTTTGGCAAGGGCGGCAATACGAAGGACTTGTCGCGATGTTCATTGAAATATTAGAGGGCTTCGGTGGATTTTGGGTAAATCCGGAAACGCTTGAAGTCGGATTGGATCGACCGGAAACAGTGCAAGCAATTAACTTCTTGAAAGACACCGTAGCGCAAGGAATTTCACCGCCTGGAGTGACAACATATCAAGAAGAAGAAACACGCCGCTTTTTCCAAAGTGGTCAAGCCGCGTTTTTACGTAATTGGCCTTATGTTTGGCCTTTAGCTCAAGAAGAAGGTTCGCCAATTCAAGGCAGAATCGCGATTAAGCCGATGGTTGGTAGTGAAGGAAGAAGCGGTGGCGCGTGTCTTGGCGGTTGGGGCTTAGGAATTTCGGCTACCACAAGACATCCTGAAGAAGCATGGAGGGCAATTCAATTCTTTACTTCTGAGGAAGCACAAAAGAACTTCGTTTTGAATGCAGGCTTTGTTCCGAGTCGGCGATCGCTGTTTACCGATCCAGATATTGTTGCGGAGTACCCGCACTATCCGCAATTACTCGAAGTTGTACAGCAAGCAGTGTTACGTCCACCAATCGCGCAGTATGCGCAAGCGTCTGATATCCTACAACGTTACCTCAGTAGCGCATTGACAAATCGGATGACACCCGAACAAGCAATGCAAGCTGCTGCTAACGAAACTCGCCGTTTACTCAATAGAGGTTAG
- a CDS encoding amino acid ABC transporter substrate-binding protein, producing the protein MLKWSSLLLSAALLAAPLSGCSLFLYPRLSAQEGGTASGAVLNRVKTRGRLSCGVSGNLPGFSYVTQQGEYNGLDVDICRAIAAAMFDDPQAVDFRNLNAKERFTALQAGEIDILSRNTTWTISRDTSIGLEFAPTVFYDGQGMMVKQNSGIKDLKGLQGRSICVQTGTSTEQNLADQMRKLGVKYTPIVFEDDKATFAAYQQGRCEGVTSDRSQLVAQRSALPNPDEHVLLDIVMSKEPLAPAVRNNDPQWYDTVKWVIFGLIEAEELGITSQNIDSFANSEDPVVRRLLGTEGDLGQGLGLTNDFIARAIREVGNYGEIYNRNLGPQTRLNLPRGQNELWTEGGLHYAPPFR; encoded by the coding sequence ATGCTTAAGTGGAGTTCCCTGCTGTTGAGTGCAGCACTGCTGGCGGCTCCGTTATCGGGTTGTAGCCTGTTTTTATATCCCAGATTATCAGCCCAAGAAGGTGGCACAGCATCAGGGGCGGTATTGAATCGAGTCAAAACCCGTGGCAGGTTATCGTGTGGCGTCAGTGGGAATTTACCAGGATTTAGCTATGTGACTCAACAAGGCGAATATAACGGGTTAGATGTTGATATTTGTCGGGCGATCGCCGCAGCGATGTTTGACGACCCGCAAGCAGTAGATTTTCGCAACCTCAACGCTAAAGAGCGATTCACAGCCCTACAAGCAGGCGAAATCGATATCCTCAGCCGCAACACCACCTGGACAATTAGCCGCGATACATCCATCGGGTTAGAGTTTGCACCTACCGTGTTTTATGACGGTCAAGGCATGATGGTCAAACAAAATAGCGGCATTAAAGATTTAAAAGGCTTGCAAGGCAGATCCATTTGCGTCCAAACAGGAACCAGTACCGAACAAAATCTTGCTGACCAAATGCGTAAGTTAGGAGTTAAGTATACACCGATCGTCTTTGAAGACGATAAAGCAACATTCGCCGCATATCAACAAGGACGCTGTGAAGGAGTCACGAGCGATCGCTCGCAATTAGTCGCGCAACGCAGTGCCCTACCAAACCCTGACGAACACGTCCTCTTGGATATCGTTATGTCCAAAGAACCACTCGCACCCGCAGTGAGAAACAACGATCCGCAATGGTACGACACCGTAAAGTGGGTCATCTTTGGATTAATCGAAGCAGAAGAACTCGGAATTACGTCACAAAACATCGATTCTTTTGCAAATAGCGAAGATCCAGTCGTACGACGCTTACTCGGAACCGAAGGCGATTTAGGGCAAGGGTTAGGACTAACAAATGATTTCATAGCGCGGGCAATTCGCGAAGTTGGTAACTACGGCGAAATCTATAACCGCAACCTTGGTCCTCAAACACGCCTTAATCTCCCACGCGGTCAAAATGAGTTGTGGACTGAAGGTGGACTACATTATGCACCTCCCTTCCGGTAA
- a CDS encoding amino acid ABC transporter permease, with protein sequence MTTQRPRVTRNAPKFQDLLRDTRFWRVAGQVIAVLLFLLLVILVIDNVIYNLRALGIQLGFGFLGSQASFDIGETLISYNPADSYGRAILVGLVNSLRVIAVGLVLATILGLVAGIARLSNNWLVRQLALVYVETIRNIPLLLQLFFWYFAFFLQLPNVANRITLPGPTFLSSRGLYLPWIQGSAGAGVWLLLLALGIVGAIALWQWRTRVMQEQGVPGNQFWWALTPIVAAIALAYIINGAIPFSITLPQLVGTEQIEGGLRLSPEFGTLLLGLVVYTGSFIAEIVRAGIQAVPQGQWEAARALGLKPGRVMQSVVLPQALRVIVPPLTSQYLNLAKNSSLAIAIGFPDVYFVASTTFNQTGRAVEVMFLIMITYLTISLIISLAMNLFNRTVQFKER encoded by the coding sequence ATGACAACACAGCGTCCACGGGTTACGCGCAATGCACCCAAGTTTCAGGATTTACTCAGAGATACCCGATTTTGGCGAGTCGCTGGACAAGTTATTGCTGTATTGCTGTTTTTGTTGTTGGTGATTCTGGTCATCGATAACGTCATCTACAACTTGCGAGCATTAGGCATTCAGCTAGGATTTGGGTTTCTTGGTTCGCAAGCTTCCTTCGACATTGGTGAAACGCTCATTTCCTACAATCCGGCAGATAGTTACGGTCGAGCGATTTTAGTTGGACTGGTTAACTCGCTACGCGTCATTGCAGTAGGACTTGTTTTAGCAACAATTCTAGGTTTAGTTGCCGGAATTGCCCGATTATCAAATAACTGGTTAGTGCGGCAATTAGCACTAGTGTACGTTGAAACGATTCGCAATATACCGCTACTTTTACAACTATTCTTTTGGTACTTTGCGTTTTTCTTGCAATTACCAAATGTTGCTAATCGCATTACGCTTCCAGGTCCAACTTTTTTATCCAGTCGCGGACTATATTTACCCTGGATACAAGGAAGTGCGGGCGCGGGAGTATGGTTATTGTTACTCGCGTTAGGGATTGTGGGAGCGATCGCGCTTTGGCAGTGGCGAACGCGAGTTATGCAAGAACAGGGCGTTCCTGGCAATCAATTCTGGTGGGCTTTAACACCAATCGTTGCGGCGATCGCGCTTGCGTACATTATCAACGGTGCAATTCCCTTCAGTATTACATTGCCCCAACTAGTAGGAACTGAGCAAATTGAAGGCGGACTGCGCTTATCGCCCGAATTCGGAACTTTGCTTTTGGGACTTGTGGTTTATACCGGAAGTTTCATCGCCGAAATCGTCCGCGCCGGAATTCAAGCCGTTCCGCAAGGACAGTGGGAAGCCGCACGCGCTTTAGGACTCAAACCAGGAAGAGTGATGCAAAGTGTTGTTTTACCCCAAGCTTTGCGCGTAATTGTCCCGCCATTGACAAGTCAATACCTTAACCTGGCGAAAAACTCTAGTTTAGCGATCGCGATCGGTTTTCCTGATGTTTATTTTGTTGCGTCAACAACGTTTAACCAAACAGGACGTGCAGTAGAAGTCATGTTTCTGATCATGATTACCTACCTCACAATTAGTTTAATCATTTCACTGGCGATGAACTTGTTTAACCGCACCGTGCAATTTAAAGAACGATAA
- a CDS encoding amino acid ABC transporter permease: MQTELPPPIAPPISRASSPWEWMRVNLFSTWYNVILTIVCTVVIVVGVSNLLRWVFDIAQWNVVATNLQLFFVGRFPPELYWRVWLSLGVLAGLAGIAWGFSRKDARWFSRSTLIALGIIFAAVILLPLPLSSRLWLLAIALVATVGYTIGRQLPANFSGWFPVAWGVAFLVVWWLIKGGLGLAPTPTTVWSGLLLTLLTATTSIILSFPLGVLLALGRQSPLPVVRGLSTLYIEVIRGLPLIGILFLAQVMLPLFLPPWFRDLDRVLRAIAGLVLFSAAYLAENVRGGLQAVPRGQAEAAKALGLSAPLTVSLIVLPQALKAVIPAIVGQFISLFKDTSLLALFGLLELTGIARSILAQPEFIGRYAEVYLFIGLIYWIFCYGMSQASRNLERKLNVGQR; encoded by the coding sequence ATGCAAACAGAACTACCTCCTCCTATTGCCCCTCCTATAAGTCGCGCTTCCTCGCCTTGGGAATGGATGCGTGTCAATTTATTTAGTACTTGGTACAACGTCATTCTGACGATTGTGTGTACCGTCGTCATTGTTGTCGGAGTTAGTAATTTATTGCGCTGGGTATTTGATATCGCCCAGTGGAATGTCGTTGCCACTAATTTACAGTTGTTCTTTGTCGGTAGATTTCCTCCCGAACTTTATTGGCGTGTTTGGCTATCGCTGGGAGTCCTTGCAGGTTTAGCCGGAATCGCTTGGGGTTTTAGTCGCAAAGATGCACGATGGTTCAGTCGTTCTACGTTGATTGCTTTGGGTATTATCTTCGCTGCTGTCATCTTGCTACCACTGCCTTTATCATCGCGGTTGTGGTTACTGGCGATCGCACTTGTAGCAACAGTTGGCTATACAATCGGGCGGCAATTACCAGCTAATTTTAGTGGTTGGTTTCCCGTCGCGTGGGGCGTTGCGTTTCTCGTTGTCTGGTGGTTAATCAAAGGTGGTTTAGGGTTAGCACCTACCCCAACAACGGTTTGGTCAGGACTACTATTAACATTACTTACTGCAACAACAAGTATCATTCTTTCATTTCCTTTAGGAGTGTTACTCGCCCTTGGAAGGCAAAGTCCGCTTCCGGTTGTACGCGGTTTATCAACTCTCTATATTGAAGTCATCCGAGGCTTACCATTAATCGGCATTTTGTTTTTGGCGCAAGTGATGCTACCTTTGTTTCTCCCGCCTTGGTTCCGCGATTTAGACCGAGTACTACGCGCGATCGCCGGACTTGTCTTATTCAGTGCTGCGTATCTCGCTGAAAACGTTCGTGGTGGTTTGCAAGCCGTTCCACGCGGACAAGCCGAAGCTGCTAAAGCTTTAGGACTCAGCGCACCTCTAACAGTGTCCTTAATCGTGTTACCCCAAGCCCTAAAAGCCGTGATTCCCGCAATTGTTGGTCAGTTCATCAGCTTATTTAAAGATACTTCGCTCCTTGCACTCTTTGGCTTACTCGAACTTACTGGAATCGCCCGTTCGATCTTGGCACAACCAGAATTTATCGGACGCTACGCCGAAGTTTACTTATTCATCGGTTTAATCTACTGGATCTTCTGCTATGGAATGTCGCAAGCTAGCCGCAATCTCGAACGCAAGTTGAATGTTGGTCAGCGGTAG
- a CDS encoding amino acid ABC transporter ATP-binding protein, with protein MTQQTITTQTDSSSPQKPAIIAQNVHKWYASNKFHVLRGVSLNVHRGEVVVVMGPSGSGKSTFIRTFNALEEYQQGRIEIDGIELSHDLRNIDAIRKEVGMVFQQFNLFPHLTVLNNVTLAPIWVRRWPKKRAEEVAMQLLERVGILGQAHKYPGQLSGGQQQRVAIARALAMQPKIMLFDEPTSALDPEMVREVLDVMRSLARSGMTMVVVTHEVGFAREVADRIVLMDSGVIVEEATPQEFFQNPKEERTRKFLSQIL; from the coding sequence ATGACGCAGCAGACTATTACAACACAAACAGATTCTTCTTCGCCACAAAAACCTGCAATTATCGCTCAGAATGTCCATAAGTGGTACGCCAGCAACAAATTTCACGTTCTACGCGGTGTCAGTCTTAATGTTCACCGAGGTGAAGTTGTTGTCGTTATGGGTCCATCTGGTTCAGGAAAATCAACGTTTATTCGCACGTTCAATGCTTTAGAAGAATACCAACAAGGCAGAATTGAAATTGATGGCATTGAACTATCCCACGACTTACGCAACATCGATGCAATTCGTAAAGAAGTCGGGATGGTGTTTCAACAATTCAATTTGTTTCCCCATCTTACGGTACTCAATAACGTCACTTTAGCCCCGATTTGGGTACGCCGCTGGCCAAAAAAAAGAGCCGAAGAAGTTGCGATGCAGCTACTCGAAAGAGTTGGAATCTTAGGACAAGCGCATAAGTATCCTGGTCAACTTTCTGGCGGTCAACAACAACGAGTCGCAATCGCCCGCGCTTTGGCAATGCAACCAAAAATTATGCTCTTTGACGAACCAACATCCGCCCTCGATCCAGAAATGGTAAGAGAAGTATTAGATGTGATGCGATCGCTGGCACGTTCGGGAATGACGATGGTGGTCGTTACTCACGAAGTTGGTTTTGCCCGCGAAGTTGCCGATCGCATCGTCTTGATGGATAGCGGTGTTATTGTCGAAGAAGCTACACCCCAAGAATTCTTCCAAAATCCGAAAGAAGAACGCACGCGCAAGTTTTTATCTCAGATTTTGTAA